Within Runella rosea, the genomic segment ATAGAGGGCACCATTATCCCACTCAGTTGAGCGGTGGTGAACAGCAGCGCGTATCGTTGGCGCGGGCGTTTTCCAACCAACCCCAAATTCTTTTTGCCGATGAACCCACGGGAAACCTTGACGCCGAAACGGGCGTGAAAGTGGAGAAATTGCTGTTTGATTTGAACAAAGAATCAGGAACTACGCTCATTCTCGTAACCCACAACCTTGAATTGGCCGCCAAGACCCAGCGAATCATTCGCATCAAAGGCGGGAAAATTCTTTCAGATACGCTTACTGCCTAATATTGTCAATCTCCCGACGATTTAAGTATTCAACCACATAGTATGAATTCAAAGATAAATTTTGCGTGGCTAGTCACGATGGCTTGGCGCGACAGTCGGCGCAATTATTCGCGTTTGTTGCTTTTTGTTTCTTCCATTGTTTTGGGCATTGCGGCGTTGGTGGCTATCTATTCTTTGGGTTATAACCTGCAGCAAAATATTGATACACAGGCAGCTTCGCTGTTGGGGGCCGACTTGGAGCTTTCCGACAATACGCCGCCGAGTCCCAAAATGACCCATTTGGTTGATTCATTGAAAGGTCAGCAATCAAAAGAGCTGAGCTTTGCGTCCATGATTTATTTCCCCAAAAACAGCGGTACGCGTTTGGCGCAGATTCGGGCGTTGGAGGGCGATTTTCCGTATTATGGTGAATTGGAGACTGAGCCAGCCTCGGCTGGAAAAACCTTCCGAAATAAAAAAGAAGTATTGGTGGACCAAACACTTATGCTACAATACCAAGCCAAGGTGGGCGATTCGCTCAAAGTAGGCGAGGTGACGTTTTTGATTGCAGGGATTTTGAAAAAAGCGCCTGGTCAAACGGGCATTGCGGCCACGGTGGCGCCGTCGGTTTACATTCCGTTGTCGTATTTGAAGCAAACGAATTTGGCGCAGAAAGGCAGCCGTATCACGTATCGTTATTATTTCAAGTTTGCGCCCAAGGTCAATATGCCGCTGCTGGTCAAGAAGATTGAACCCACGGTAGAGGCCGAAGATTATAACTACCGAACCGTCGAAAGTCAAAAGGAAGATACAGGGCGCTCATTTCGCGATTTGACACGTTTTTTGAGTTTAGTTGGCTTTATTGCATTGCTTCTGGGGTGTGTAGGGGTAGCGAGTGCTATTCATATTTACATCAAAGAAAAGCTCAATTCCATCGCTATTTTGCGGTGTTTAGGTGTAAAAGCATCACAAGCATTTTTGATTTATTTGATTCAGATTTCAGGAATTGGGTTGATTGGCTCGTTGCTTGGAGCAGGACTGGGAGCCGTGATTCAGCAATTTTTACCCGCCGTATTAAAAGATTTTTTGCCGTTTGAATTGGCCACCGAGCTGTCGTTTTCGGCCATTGGGCAGGGCGTTGTGTTGGGGGTTATTATTTCCAATCTGTTTGCGTTATTGTCGTTGATTTCCATTCGTAAAGTATCGCCGCTTAATGTTCTTCGGGCGTCGTACGAACAGACAACAATCACCAAAGACCCGTTGAAATGGCTCGTTTATGCCCTGATTTTGCTGTTTGTGTTCGGATTTACATGGTTGCAAATGAAAAAATGGACCGATGCCGTAGCCTTTACGGGTGGGGTAACAATGGCGTTTTTGTTGCTCTTGGGTATGGCTTCGTTGTTGATGTGGTTGGTGCGCCGTTTCTTCCCTTCTTCGTGGGGGTATTTGGGGCGGCAGGGATTGGCGAATTTGTACCGTCCTAACAACCAAACGGCCATTTTGATGGTCTCTATTGGCTTAGGAACTATGTTTATCTGTACGTTGCTTTTTGTACAAAATCTTTTGTTGGCCCGCATCAAACTTTCGACCGACGGCGACCAACCCAACATGGTATTGTTTGATATTCAAACACCGCAAAAAGCGCCCGTGATTGCTTTGTTGAAACAACAAAACCTGCCTGTTTTACAGTCGGTACCAATTGT encodes:
- a CDS encoding ABC transporter permease, translated to MNSKINFAWLVTMAWRDSRRNYSRLLLFVSSIVLGIAALVAIYSLGYNLQQNIDTQAASLLGADLELSDNTPPSPKMTHLVDSLKGQQSKELSFASMIYFPKNSGTRLAQIRALEGDFPYYGELETEPASAGKTFRNKKEVLVDQTLMLQYQAKVGDSLKVGEVTFLIAGILKKAPGQTGIAATVAPSVYIPLSYLKQTNLAQKGSRITYRYYFKFAPKVNMPLLVKKIEPTVEAEDYNYRTVESQKEDTGRSFRDLTRFLSLVGFIALLLGCVGVASAIHIYIKEKLNSIAILRCLGVKASQAFLIYLIQISGIGLIGSLLGAGLGAVIQQFLPAVLKDFLPFELATELSFSAIGQGVVLGVIISNLFALLSLISIRKVSPLNVLRASYEQTTITKDPLKWLVYALILLFVFGFTWLQMKKWTDAVAFTGGVTMAFLLLLGMASLLMWLVRRFFPSSWGYLGRQGLANLYRPNNQTAILMVSIGLGTMFICTLLFVQNLLLARIKLSTDGDQPNMVLFDIQTPQKAPVIALLKQQNLPVLQSVPIVTMRLEELNGQTSVEALKDTTNKRWRGLFSREYRVTFRDSLISTEKIVKGKWIGETKDPAAPVPISLEDGYAERNTIKVGDTLTFNVQGTMLTTVVASLRDVDWAGVQTNFLVLFPKGVLEDAPQFHVFLTHVPNNQVSAKFQQSVVQQFPNISMIDLGLILTVLDDISTKIGFVIRFMAGFSILTGLIVLIASVLISKYQRIQESVLLRTLGASRRQILVITALEYFFLGTLAAATGVLLAVGGGWALARFSFETDFNPQFLPVLVVFLVVPAITVFIGLVNSWGILSRSPLEVLRQDV